Below is a window of Garra rufa chromosome 24, GarRuf1.0, whole genome shotgun sequence DNA.
TCGCTGGCTCTCCACAAGGTGATCATGGTTGGGAGCGGCGGTGTCGGAAAGTCCGCTTTAACTTTGCAGTTCATGTACGATGAGGTGAGGATGCCTTCCACGCATTTACTAAAATGATTTTACCCCACAGGAATCATAAAAATTCAAAGATGTCATGTGATGAGTATTGTTATGAATCATCTCTCAGCGTTTTtgcgtcttgtttccagccaaaatatctaaaaaattattaaatcaataaggattttctagacgagtaaaaattatttttattttattaaaaatgaaatgagtttttgcttagaacgagctaaataatctgccgatCTGTAATTTAGTTGTGTGCTTTTGTATcttgtttttctatttttacttttatattaaagaaaaataatcttttttttttttatatttctgttttaataattagtacttcaacttattttataattctccattaaattttaatttaagtttgagTAATTTAGTtgcttttgtcagttttattatttcttaaatatttctatattttataaaaaataatatttaatatataataatatttaatatagaacaagctaaataatctgccaatctgTAATTtagcttttgtattttttttttctatttttacttttatattaaagaaaaataatctttcttttttttgtatttcggTTTTAATAATTAGTACTTCGACTTGTTTTATAAATTTCTattaaattttagtttaagtttgagTTATTGAATTGCTTTGGTCAGCTTTATTATTTCTtaaatatttctacattttatattatagaaaaataatatttaaatttatgtttatgttttagtaataatagtacttcaacttattttatagttttcagtttaagtttagtttaagtaatttagttgtgtgcttttgtcatttgtattatttcttaaatatttctacattttatattatataaaaataatatttaatatagaataagctaaataatctgctaatggggtaagcaaaatgatcttatttcaaatagaaaacaagattatttttcttacctcactggccttcttgatttaagaatttgtagatattttggctggaaacaagataaaaaaaatctaagtaagaaaaacattttttgcagtgtagtttgTCCTACTGGAAAATACTAACTGGTTTTATACAGTTTGTAAGTGGTCCAGATGGCAATATCAGCTGCATGGTCTGGTTTTGACCATGAGCAACATCATTTGCATCTTACTTGAGCCTAGTTAAAGCAGGTAGACTTCTTACAGCAAAGCATGCATATTCCTAGTTAGCTTGAGAACAGCATTTGGAGTTTAATCAATCCATCActtgtttttttggttttttttaagGAAGTAGAAACACTATcattgatttgtttttttgtattttgctatTAGAGCAAATGGGAACACTAAATACTGTATTTGTTGTCATTTCAGCTAAAAACACAAGAAATGTAAAATTTTCAGTGTTTCTACTGTAATTATGACAAAGCAGCTTGTTTTTAAACAGAAATTGGGAGAATCTATGTTCAATTAACCACAGTTTAGTTTGTGACTTCAGGGGCTTCAAGAACTATGTTCTTAAATTAAAACCAACAGTTATTGAgggataaaaaatatattttatcagggttattatagttaatgaAACCTGAacctaaaaccataaaaaaactgttagtatatgtaataatattaggGTTGCaaaatttccagtaaatttcagaaacattccagaaattttggaaactttccaggagtttttggaatcttcctgggattttttttttccacccctttgcaaccctaaataataattaaatatatgtgatcctggaccacaaaaccagtcttaagtcgctggggtatatttgtagcaatagccaaaaatacattgtatgggtcaaaattattggtttttcttttatgccaaaaatcattaggaaattaagtaaagatcatgttccatgaagattttttgtaaaattcctactataaatatatcaaaatgtaagttttgattagtaatatgcattgtcaagaacttaatttggagaactttaaaggtgattttctcagtatttagatttttttgcaccttcggtttccagattttcaaatagatgtatctcagcctaatattgtactatcctaacaaaccatataccaatagaaagcttatttattgagctttcatgtgatgtataaatatcagttttgtcaaatttaaccttatgactggttttgtggtccatggtcacacacacatatatatatatatatatatatatatatatttcaactaCTCATACTCATAATTCATCTTAATTTAATTGAACTTGAAAacgcaacaaaattactaaaacttaatacagaaaatataaaaataaaaactgcttCATTATACTAAAAACTATAATAACATCCcaataatattaaaatagcaCTAATTATAATGTATAAGAAATAcattgtacactttttttttttttttttttttaatttagataaGAATTtagtataatatgtgaccctggaccacaaaaccattcttaagtatcacgggtatattcgtagcaatattttaaacaaaaatcattaggatattaaataaagatcatgtttcattaagatactttgcaaatttcctaccgaaaataattaaaaaatagatttttctcaatatttcgattttttttttttttatgcaccctcagattccagatttacaaatagttgtatctcggccaaatatgctatcctaacaaaccatgcactgcaaaaaatgcttttcttacttagattttttgtcttgtttccagccaaaatattaaaaaaatcttaaatcaagaatttctagacaagtaaaaattagtataaaattaagtgcgtttttgcttaaaacaagctaaataatctgccaatggggtaagaaacataatcttattttctgtttgaaataagattttttttgcttaccgcATTGGCAGATTATGTAGCTTGTTCtatgcaaaaactcacttcattttgacttgttttttgaaaacaagacaataatttttacttgtctagaaaatctttcttgatttaagaagaatcaattgaaagcttatttttttagattttagatgatgtataaatctcaattttgaaaaattgactggttttgtggtccagggtcacatctgttTAAATGAAACCCATGCACCATGTGTCAGTCAATATTTGTCCACATGTAAACACTTTACACATCTCCCACCTTTTTTTCAGTTTGTGGAAGACTATGAGCCCACGAAAGCCGACAGCTACAGGAAGAAGGTGGTTCTGGACGGCGAGGAGGTCCAGATAGATATTCTGGACACGGCCGGTCAGGAGGATTACGCGGCTATCAGAGATAACTACTTCCGCAGCGGCGAGGGCTTCCTCTGCGTCTTCTCCATCACCGAATTAGAATCTTTTGCAGCGACTGCTGATTTCAGGTGATTTACAGCTCTGAGCTTATTTAAAAGAGCTCTATTGATTTTAGACTTAAACGCTTGCTCTTTAAATGATTATCTTGTTTATGCCTTGATCTTTTTTGTCTGATTGTATTAGAGTTGGGCCACAGTTGTTATGGAAGTTCTCCAACGAGTATTAGTTTATcttaattaattttctttttttttttgtggtactTTGATTAGATGTTTAAtcaaattattatttgtttatatatttgatTGACTCTTTTGTTTAAATGCTGATGTTGTATGTGATGCATAAACACTTAAGGGTCATTCTGTGTCATATCAACCAAATTTCTTCCAACCAAATGTCATGGataaatatttactgagtaatccactatttcgtagagggaggtcaaaatggcaattttcacctgagattcagagtcaagttacaggggggtaaaaatgacttcagaaagatggcagcatcataatgttatttttacacagagatcagtagctctattagtaaaatctgttgactttagcaatcactgttgcattatgtgccaatggtgaccattcaaaaatgaggaaacagcacttttcaagtttttctccaaagtttgcgtgcctgtaactcaagaagtattaaagatatcttaatgacCTTTTAGATACTGGCtcttaataaactttccttttggcatctttatttttaatacccTATGAGATTTGgctccagagatattggaactcAAATATGGCTCCAGTAGtgaatcattaaaatgtacacatgttcagtggtcaaaaaccaaatgtgggtcagtttgaaaaaatacaatacttattttcttttaaaaaggactgtctgaaaaacaaataatgttaaaactagagatgtatctcattactttctgtcaagacaactgcgttgaacataccagtctgagtgacataaatattatttttcaaagTTTGAGTGCCTATACTTGAAGAAGAATTtaagatatcacaatatgattttagattctagttcttcataaacttttcttttagaatctTAATTTTCGAGACCCTACATCGTTCAGTCCCTGAGATATGAGGacctcaatgaggctccatgtccagattgttgaatgatgtagggccttgaaaattaatatttcaaaaGAAAAGTTCTAAATCTAAAATCACATTGCAATATCTTCATTACTTTGAGTTATAGGCATGgaaactttggaaaaagagtaTTTATGACACACAGACTGCTTTGTTAAAttcagttgtcttgacagaaagaaacaagacACATCTCTAGTTTATACAGTAGTTATtgttcagacattcctctttaaaataaaagacattgtatttttttaaactgacccacatttggtttttgaccatatcgaagttccaatatctctggaaccaaatctcatagggcattaaaaataaagatgccaaaaggaaagtttgttaagacccaatatctaaaagggcattgaaatatctttaatacttcttgagttacaagcatgcaaactttggagaaaaacttgaaaagtgctgtttccccatttttgaatggtcaccattggcacataatgcaacagtgattgctaaagtcaacagattttactaatataactaccaatctctgtgcaaaaatgagataatgatgctgccaactttctgaagtcatttttacccccctgtaactatAACTtggaaattgccattttgaccctcctctacaaaatagtggattactcagtaaatattcatccatgacttttaatattttggctttcatcactatacatgtctatctctcttcagaataaatattagcaaaatcaaaaatttgagccggggacctctggttgatttgacacggaataaCCCTCAATGATAATCTCCCACTCAGAGAGCAGATTCTGCGGGTGAAGGAAGACGAGAATGTCCCCTTCCTGTTGGTGGGAAACAAGTCAGATCTGGAGGACAGGAGACAGGTGAGCGCCGATGAGGCCAAAGCCAGAGCGGATCAGTGGGGCGTGTGCTACGTGGAGACGTCTGCTAAAACCCGCGCCAATGTAGACAAGGTCAGTACTACAAATACAGATGTGTGTAGAAGTTGGCAGTTATTGTGTAAATGCTGTTGAAACTAcagatgcaccgaatgtttggccGAAAATTGCAAAAAAAGCTATTGAAAAGCTaagaataagcgaaaaggctgaTAAATCATAGCAAACAATGAGGTGatgtgatcaaatagaggtgtgcactaatgcagcaaacatgtggtcagtgtggaagcatttaaaactgtctgagaaagacacaaaaatcattccaagcagcgacagcgagagactgtttagaagtgcatcgcatgtcttccatgagacaAAAGGTtgctgtatgatgactgaaatcatccatcagtaaatcaactccagaacgttctgttgtctaatacaccagacaccaattgtatttattctgacagctctgcagcagctccttagccagggttcaaagaccaaagatgacaatcattcacaaatctgctgctgccagcaaaaactaggactgagGTCTTCTTCCGGGTTTAccacaaaataaaagtcaacattgagaaatgttagtattgccattttactgttgttctgtaaaatataataaaaaagtaggacaaaataatgataacaatcattccaacagctctattaatacatttattctaacattctcctttgctcagcgaggctgcatttatttgtgcattaaaaacacatgcctgattcaagaagaggggtcttaaaatggccaaagaatattattttactaacttattaattttaagttaaattgtgctttgttggtaggctataatgtctactagaaggttaaaaatgttcaaaaaatgttttaaatagttgttttgtaattgatttttttaaaacatgaaaaactgttcggtaatcagccttcggcccagtgtttaattttgttcggcttcggacaagaatttttatttcagtgcatccctagttgAAACTACATTCTGTACACTCACAAGTGTTATTAGGGATGTATTCTTATCCTACTTGTGAACTTTTGGGCTACAATTGCTATAAATTCaataaaacaatatattattccagaaatagttcaccaaaaaattttaACTTAGCTGAAAATGTgttcatcctcaggccatccgagatgtagatgagtttgtttcttcataaaATTTATAGaaatgtgtgattccatcactgtctcacctctggagtgaatgggtgccgtcagaatgagagtccaaacggctgataaaaacttcacaataatccacaagtacactccagtccatcagttaacatcttgagaagacaaaagcaaaaacaaatccattattaagacgtttttaactaaaatacgagtccataatagataataacgcttcctccagtgaaaaagtggtttggtctgaatcaggagagaaatctgcacagatcaagcaccgtttacaagccaaaacagttcaaaacagctctaaacaaatatgtggctggattttgatgtggactttttcactggatgaagcgttattatgcattatggactcgtattttagttaaaaacgtcttaataatggatttgtttcagcttttgtcttctcaagatgttaactgatggactggagtgtacttgtggattattgtgatgtttttatcagctgtttggactctcattctgacggcacccattcactgcagaggtgagacagtgatggaatcacacatttCTAAAAATCTTatgaggaaacaaactcatctacattttggatggcctgagggtgagaacATTTACagcaaattgtcttttttttctgtaaaccGTTCCTTTAGGAGTAATCAAAACAATGTGTAAACAACAGTGCAGGGTATTTTCAGCTAAAAATGGCCTCTGTAATGTTGTAATTTTATGGATTTAAATGGGTTGTAATGAGCATTTCATGTTGAATTCATTTGATAATGTGAGCAATTTGGAGTTGAATTGAGGTGATACATATTCCATGATTGTATTCTGTCTTGTTTGCAGGTTTTCTTCGATCTCATGAGGGAAATCCGCGCTAGGAAGATGGAGGACAGCAAGGAAAAGAACGGAAAGAAGAAGAGAAAAAGTCTGGCCAAACGAATCCGTGAAAGATGTTGCATTTTATAGTGTCTGTGATCATTTACTCTTCTCCTTTTGCATATGTACCTGTATGTTCTATATTTTCGCCAACTAATCCTCATCTGCGATGTTTCCTGGTGTTTGTGTGTCAGAATAGATGAAGGACCAGGACAGTCTGAAACAGCTGATTTCATAGATTCATGCAGTAGAGTCCAACTGGAATCTCTGTCCAGAAGATGTGGAGTAGCATATTAAAAATTTCCTGTGCAGGAGATTTGAGAGCTTTTAATTTATCCTATTATTGTCAGGTTGGTTTATAAGTTCTCAGGCCACCTCATTTGCCCCTTCTTTTTTAAATGGACACATTTCTGCTTGGTTTTAACATCAGTTTTGGGTGATCCGATCTCAAATGCCAATGTCTTGTGATTCAATcactttggggtcagtaagatttttaatgtttcttctgctcaccaaggctgcatttgtttgaccaagaatacagtaaaattgtaaaatatatttgtaatctaaaatagctgctttctgtgtaaatatatgctaaaaagtaatttatttgtgtgatcaaagctgaattttcagcatcattactcgtctttcATCAttgtaatttgctgatttgctgctcaagcacatttttgattattatcaatgttgaaattaatatttttctgtaaactgtcatgtattttatttttcaggattcttccatgaataaagttcaaaagaacagcatttatttcaaatagaatgcatccttgatgaataaaagacaAAAACCTTACTGAATCTAAACAAAGCAAaggttttacatttacatttggaTCACCTGAAAATGATGTTAATACTGGTGTAAAGCCTTCTTTAGCAGGGTCTCTGGCCTAAAAGCTAAAATGAGTGTGAGTGTTATTATttaaaggcgagacactgcaggtgaatagagtaaaaaaaaaaactaatagttatgaccttacttacccagacGATTGATTATTGCAAACATTtcttgtattacaagttttctaaaatgttaggtttaaatatgcaaatgagccattgttaaataaataagcactaatttgcatacatttctagtacaaaaatctaaacactggacgaagtcagtttcaaaattcttgtttaatttattagacatattagagtcaaaagtttttacagaaggaattttaggTCTCATTTCGTCATgctataattcagaaaaaaaatagaacAGACTGGAAAcactacattttttttacaattttgggaaaataaaatggtgtataaaatctagcaaatcaTCTATGAACAAATCCCTGTGTAAAAGCCTTcaagatatagacaggaataaaaaaagtaaagtttggtgtgtgtaagtgctactgaagtggagatttatggctcagtgtaggagaaaaaactcttggcctttaaaaatatgtactgtaattgaaatctattgacacaaatagataaagtgctataaaagaaagacttaacagtgtctttttgatgttttctttccactattctgaacaaacactttatgaaaaaacaaaaagccctaaatctcaaacttgacaggtgcatgaaaaaacagcatttttgcctgcagtgtctccccttaatgtaACACAAAACTTTATTGACTTGAAAATACATGAGTGGAGCTAATTGTGTGtcttttgaagaaaaaaagacaagctTTATGACAAAATGATGcatttgttaaaaacaaaaaagcgTGTCAATTTATATGTTGGTTTGTGGCTAAGCAGTTAGTATTTGTTATGCATAAAAAGTGCAGTACACTAACAAGCGATGAGATTTGTGTTACAGTTTCATTCGTTACTTAACATTCCCAGCTACTTGTGAGAAGCAGTGGGCGAACAGGAAGTTCCTCCGGCTGCAGCGGTTTAGTGTACTTGACTTCCTGATGCCTTGATGTCCATTGTGAATGTGACACTCATCCGTACTTACTGACTCCGCTCCCTTTAGTGTCTGACCGTCTCACAATCAGAAGAAAAACACAGAGGCTCTCGATGGACAAATGAGATTTGCATCAGTTATCGGAAGATGACAAAGAAAAATAGATGTGGCACGGCAAGTACGATGACAATCTTATGCTTTATGCGATGTGAAAATCCAAAACTTATTGATTTGGACGGCTTGTGCGCTCCTGCCCCACGGTTCCAGTCTTGACCAGAGAAATGCATTGTCATTTTAATGTATATCGATCcagtgactgttttttttttctgcttttttatATCTGTATTGTTAATGTGAAAGCTTATTTCAGCcatttcaaaaaaaataaatttttctaATTTAAATGTGCTTTATTATTCACACAAATGTTATTTATATTCAGTACTAACTTTTATTCCTGTTATATCCATTGTAGGGAAGCTcatttctatggaagcccatttccgccactgaattaaaaaaaaaaaaaaactttgagaaaaaactgagatataaacgcacaattgcgagaaaaaagtcagaattgtgagtttatatcatgcatttctaactttattcctcagaattgtgtttatatctcacaattctcactttattcctcaaaattgcaagtttaccatgcaattctgaatttataactcagaattgcaactttttatctcacaattctgtattttttttatgtatatatcccaaaattctgactttatatctcagaattgtcagtttatatcttgcaattctgactttataactcgcaattgtgagtttatatcccacaattctggctttatttctcagaatggtttatatcccacaattctgactttattccttgcaattgcgagtttttatctcacaattctgtattttttttcttgcaattgtgagtttatatcccacaattctgactttatttctcagaattgtgtttatatcccgcaattctaacttcatttctcaaaattgcaagtttatcatgcaattcttaatttataactcagaattgcaactttttatctcacaattctgtattttttttcttgcaattgtgagtatatatcccaaaattctgactttatatctcagaattgtcagtttatatcccacaatattgactttattctttgcaattgcgagtttctatcatgcaattctgactttgtttttcagaattatgccttataactcggaattgcaactttttatctcacaattctgtatttgtttattttattttattttttattttttgaaactcacagttctgagaaaaaaagtctaaattagtagataagtcgcaataacctttttttatttttttcagtggtggaaatgggcttccacacaattatgactttgaGGGATAagcacacaattgtgagttataaagtcagaactgtgagtttatatcatgctattctgactttatttctttagaattgtgtttatagctcacaattatgactttattcctcgcaactgtgagtttatatcttgcaattatgactttataactcacaattgtgagtttattgcttgcaactgtgaatttatatcatccaattctgactttatttctctgaatagtgtttatatctaaattctgaatttattcattattatgaCGTCACACCGAAGTCCACTGGAGTGTCATATATGTGAGAGTACTGTATATCGCTGGCCGAGGGATTTAGTAGCAAACGCagctgtgttcctgcctgtttagCCATTTCTGTTGGTGCTATATCTGCTTACAAAGGCTTTGttcttcatgtgtgtgtgtgtgtgtgtgtgtgtgtgtgtgtgtgtgtgtgtgtgtgtgtttagtgtgtgAAAAGTGTGTGTGCACTGCAGCATGGGCTGTGTGTGAGAACGTATGTGCAATTTAAAGGGACATTTCtgttaaaaaaatacacaatTATGATTCCAATGTAAATACAGAACATATAACTAACTTTTGGTTGTGTGTAGTATTTCAaggtttgtttttatatttgaaaatacATTGTAAAGTAGTGAACTGCATTTAAGTTCACTGTTTTTCTGACAAAAGAGGCATTCCTGACTAAAGGTAATATTTGGAAAGTCTCAGATATGAAATTGTCTAAATtaaatgatcaaataaattaaaatgcgtTATTTGTGGTTTGATAACAGTTTGTGCTTCAGTTTGCTTTggtttttattgtattaaaatggtAATCATAGTATAATTGGCTGTGAGAAATAAAACgtctaaattaaattatttcaataaataataaacGATTGCATTAGTGCTCTTATAATCATTTTTAGTCTCACAGAACTGAGGTCAGGTTATTTTGGTTTATTAAATATGAAATGGAAACAACTGGTAATAGAAATCAAGTTAATACAGTTAGTTTTACTTTAAATCTGTGGTAATTCGTCAAAAGTCAGTGatatcaaaaaataaaatgaaaattgcccttaaagttgtccaaataaagttcttagcaatgcatattactaatcaaaaattaagtttttatacatttacggtaagaaatttactaaataaatgcatggaacatgatctttaatatcctaatgatttttggcataagaaaaatagatcattctGACCCATTCAATGCATTGTTGGctgtttctacaaatatacctgtgctaccttTATTATGGTGTGTtgaacatattttttttctataagTGTTATTTTCTGTCATAAAACGTCTTGCATTACTTTTTATACTAATTATTTACCTGGGTGTGATGTTTAGTTAGTTGTTAactattattaatgtttattaaaacacTATCCTGTAGTTGTGCGATGCTGAAATCATTCATTTCTTGATCTTAAAAACGTAAAATCTTatattaatgaatgatttgacaAGGTTTTTTTCCTAATCAGCAAATGTTGAGTGACTTTTCAGGTTTTATTTCAATTACAACATTCATTTACACTTTTATGCAGTCAGCAGATCGGCCAAAGGTCAGCCTACAGATAAGACCTAAGGAAAACCACTCTAGTTTTCCAAGAGATTGATCTTATTGATTGAAAAACAACAGCCATACGATGTCCGAGATCAAAAATGCTAACACTTTCATTTCTCAACTGTTGCACGGACATAAACCAGTCTCACGTGTACAAAAGAAGACACGTGCTGGCGCCCTCTGCTGCCAGCGGCATATGTTTGCAAGATTTAGAGGAGTTAATAAGTGCCACTGCTAGAGCAAATCTACTCTGATTGAAGGCCTCAGAGAGCAAAGGCCTACTGGCGGCGCTGATGCGCTCGATTCGCTACTTTTGTTTTTgtactttagaaaaaaaaaacagctttatttAGCTACAACGCCATATAAATAATTTAGTATTTAAACTAAGATTCTATTTAGGTTAAATTTAGTTGGTTAAATCCAACTCCATGGACTAAAGAGAATTTATGATTTTCCACCGTGTGTGGAATCTGCCGAGCTGAACTGCGCGCTGACCTAGCATGCGTGCTACTTCCTTGTTAGTGAGTCGGTGTGAGAGGGCGACAAGAAGTTTCAGCCCCGCATAAGTATGTGTGGATTTAACTAACGTTTTCGATGGGATCTCCCCTTTGGAAACCACGCCAGACGTAAAAATCGAGCCGTTTTTAACTCCTCACCGGGAGGACAACGCTATCCGAGACATGGAGGCGGATTTAAAGGCTGTTGTGAGGCTGATTTGCTAAGTTAGCACAGGCTGGCTAACACAATC
It encodes the following:
- the ralaa gene encoding ras-related protein Ral-A codes for the protein MAAAKPKGQNSLALHKVIMVGSGGVGKSALTLQFMYDEFVEDYEPTKADSYRKKVVLDGEEVQIDILDTAGQEDYAAIRDNYFRSGEGFLCVFSITELESFAATADFREQILRVKEDENVPFLLVGNKSDLEDRRQVSADEAKARADQWGVCYVETSAKTRANVDKVFFDLMREIRARKMEDSKEKNGKKKRKSLAKRIRERCCIL